A stretch of the Bacillus sp. B-jedd genome encodes the following:
- a CDS encoding bifunctional 2',3'-cyclic-nucleotide 2'-phosphodiesterase/3'-nucleotidase, protein MKGSFNRIGKTVTAAALALSVFSSPLSWGHANAAKPDDAGKFKVDLRILGTTDIHTHLYNYDYYKDAPTDEFGFAKTATLIKKAKAESKNSLLFDNGDLIQGNPLGDYKAKVDVLEDGEVHPVFEALGLLGYDAATVGNHEFNYGLDYLDEVLDDAPMPYVNANVFKDDGDKDPSNDVNYFKPYQILNKKVTDRTGKTQVIKVGVIGAVAPQITLWDKANLEGKVITKDIVKSVEANIPKMKADGADLIIVLAHSGMGDAAYQEMEEDAAYDLTKVEGVDAILSGHNHKLFPGDFKDLPGVDSAKGTVNGVPFVMPGNWGNNLGVMDLVVEKIKGKWTVVDSKNTLRPIYDTVTKKSLVDADPAVLKAVKEAHEGTVNYVRQPVGNTTADIHSYFALVQDDPSIQIVTNAQKWYVEKQLAGTREEGLPVLSAGAPFKAGGRNGASYYTYIPAGTIAIKNVADLYLYPNTVATVKVTGADVKEWLEMSAGQFNRIDVNKAGEQTLVNNDFPTYNYDVIDGVSYEIDVTEPAKYDLKGNLLNASANRIKNLEYNGQPIDPKQEFIVATNNYRASGTFPGVRNNTGVTMYPDENRQAIIDYILATGTINPSADQNWQFAAVEKDVNVSFESTPDARKVLSDNSPISYIGDAANNFAKYGLKLPVAVPVQLLGINDFHGQLDTFSASKNAGGAEYLAAHLKAREATNPDNTIMLHAGDVVGASAPVSALLQDEPTIEILNEIGFDIGTLGNHEFDEGVAEMLRLINGGSHPKTVEKYGVFEGAAFPYVSANVIDAKTKQPILEPYKILERGGVKIGFIGVTLSDTPSIVTASGVAGVEFTDEAEAINKYTAELKAQGIEAIVVIAHNPILSAVDGSNPTEELVGIANSIDDEVDVIFGGHNHQYANTVVDGKLIVQSWSSGTAFSDVDLLVDPRNGEIVSKKAAIVDAVRTITPDASIKAIVDKYAADVAPILNVVIGTTPAAISRTENADGESPMGNLIADSMRAHTGTDFAFMNAGGVRADIDAGDITWKEAFTVQPFGNDLVTMTLTGAQIKTLFEQQWGSKARILKISGLKVTYNDSLAKGSRIVSLTKTDGTPIVADQVYTVTVNNFMADGGDEYYVLREGKNREVHVTDLDALVEYIKAKGTVAPAVEGRIVKLNK, encoded by the coding sequence TTGAAGGGGTCTTTTAATAGGATCGGAAAAACGGTCACTGCGGCCGCACTTGCATTATCCGTATTTTCATCGCCTCTGTCATGGGGACACGCGAATGCGGCAAAGCCGGATGACGCCGGCAAGTTTAAAGTAGATTTAAGGATTTTGGGCACGACGGATATTCATACTCATCTGTACAACTACGATTATTATAAAGACGCTCCAACAGACGAATTTGGTTTTGCAAAAACAGCTACCTTGATTAAGAAGGCTAAAGCTGAATCGAAAAACTCGCTGCTATTTGATAATGGCGACCTGATCCAGGGCAATCCGCTTGGCGATTACAAAGCGAAGGTCGATGTGCTTGAGGATGGCGAAGTTCACCCGGTATTCGAGGCGCTCGGGCTGCTGGGTTATGATGCGGCGACTGTCGGGAACCACGAGTTCAACTATGGGCTCGATTATCTTGATGAGGTGCTTGATGACGCGCCAATGCCGTATGTGAATGCGAATGTCTTCAAGGACGATGGCGATAAAGATCCATCCAATGATGTGAATTACTTCAAGCCTTACCAGATTCTCAATAAGAAAGTAACTGACCGGACCGGCAAAACCCAAGTGATCAAGGTCGGTGTCATCGGCGCAGTTGCTCCGCAAATCACGCTTTGGGACAAGGCTAATCTTGAAGGGAAAGTCATTACAAAGGATATTGTGAAATCGGTTGAAGCCAATATCCCTAAAATGAAAGCGGATGGCGCTGACCTGATCATCGTCCTTGCCCACTCCGGCATGGGGGATGCGGCTTATCAGGAGATGGAGGAAGATGCGGCTTACGACCTGACGAAGGTGGAAGGCGTCGATGCGATTCTGTCCGGCCATAACCACAAACTTTTCCCTGGCGATTTCAAGGACCTGCCAGGTGTTGACTCGGCAAAAGGAACCGTGAACGGCGTTCCGTTCGTCATGCCTGGCAACTGGGGCAATAACCTCGGTGTCATGGACCTAGTCGTAGAGAAAATAAAAGGCAAGTGGACAGTGGTTGATTCCAAAAACACTTTAAGGCCGATTTACGACACAGTTACGAAAAAGAGTCTTGTTGACGCTGATCCGGCTGTCCTCAAAGCTGTAAAAGAAGCCCACGAAGGCACGGTGAATTATGTTCGCCAGCCAGTCGGCAATACAACTGCTGACATTCACAGCTACTTCGCGCTCGTCCAGGATGACCCGTCAATCCAAATCGTTACGAACGCGCAAAAGTGGTATGTTGAAAAGCAGCTTGCTGGAACTAGGGAAGAAGGCCTGCCAGTCCTGTCTGCGGGTGCTCCGTTCAAAGCGGGCGGACGAAATGGCGCGAGCTACTACACGTACATTCCAGCCGGAACAATCGCCATTAAGAACGTGGCCGACTTGTACCTGTACCCGAACACAGTCGCAACCGTGAAGGTTACCGGTGCGGATGTAAAGGAATGGCTTGAAATGTCCGCCGGGCAGTTCAACCGAATCGATGTGAACAAAGCCGGCGAGCAGACGCTTGTGAATAACGATTTCCCAACCTATAACTATGATGTCATTGACGGCGTCAGCTATGAGATTGATGTAACTGAGCCTGCAAAATATGACCTAAAAGGCAATTTGTTAAACGCCTCCGCAAACCGAATCAAAAATCTGGAGTACAACGGCCAGCCAATCGATCCGAAACAGGAATTCATCGTTGCGACAAACAACTACCGTGCAAGCGGCACTTTCCCTGGAGTCCGCAATAACACTGGCGTGACGATGTACCCCGACGAAAACCGCCAGGCGATCATTGATTACATTTTGGCAACCGGAACCATCAATCCTTCCGCTGACCAAAACTGGCAGTTTGCTGCTGTTGAAAAGGATGTAAATGTATCGTTTGAATCTACGCCAGATGCGCGCAAGGTCCTCAGCGACAACAGCCCGATTTCCTATATCGGCGATGCGGCGAATAATTTTGCAAAATATGGCCTGAAATTGCCTGTCGCTGTTCCTGTACAGCTGTTGGGCATCAATGACTTTCATGGCCAGCTCGATACCTTCAGTGCGTCAAAGAACGCGGGCGGTGCAGAGTATCTGGCGGCCCACCTGAAAGCGCGTGAAGCAACAAACCCTGACAATACTATTATGCTGCACGCTGGTGATGTGGTTGGCGCGAGCGCCCCTGTCTCTGCTTTGCTGCAGGATGAGCCGACAATCGAAATCCTCAATGAAATCGGCTTTGATATCGGGACACTCGGCAACCATGAATTCGATGAAGGCGTCGCAGAAATGCTTCGCCTCATCAACGGCGGAAGCCATCCGAAAACCGTCGAGAAATATGGCGTCTTTGAAGGAGCGGCTTTCCCGTATGTTTCAGCTAACGTCATTGATGCAAAAACAAAGCAGCCAATTCTCGAACCTTATAAAATTTTGGAAAGAGGCGGCGTGAAAATCGGCTTTATCGGTGTGACGCTTTCCGATACGCCATCCATCGTCACCGCGAGCGGTGTCGCAGGAGTGGAATTTACGGATGAAGCGGAAGCAATCAATAAATACACCGCGGAACTGAAGGCGCAGGGCATTGAAGCGATTGTCGTCATTGCTCATAATCCAATTCTCTCCGCCGTTGACGGCTCCAATCCGACTGAAGAACTTGTTGGTATTGCCAACTCCATTGATGACGAAGTGGATGTCATCTTCGGCGGCCACAACCACCAATACGCCAACACGGTTGTGGACGGAAAATTGATTGTCCAGTCCTGGTCTTCAGGAACGGCTTTCTCGGATGTCGACCTGCTTGTAGATCCAAGGAATGGTGAAATCGTCAGCAAAAAAGCGGCTATCGTTGATGCGGTCAGGACCATCACTCCTGATGCCAGCATTAAAGCAATCGTCGACAAGTATGCCGCCGATGTCGCGCCAATCCTGAATGTAGTAATTGGTACAACTCCGGCTGCTATTTCGCGCACGGAAAATGCGGATGGCGAGTCCCCGATGGGTAACCTGATTGCCGATTCCATGCGTGCCCATACCGGTACTGATTTCGCCTTCATGAACGCGGGCGGCGTGCGAGCGGACATTGACGCAGGCGACATTACCTGGAAGGAAGCATTCACAGTCCAGCCATTCGGCAACGACCTTGTGACCATGACCCTGACCGGGGCGCAAATCAAGACATTGTTTGAACAGCAGTGGGGCTCTAAAGCTAGAATTCTCAAAATCTCAGGTTTGAAGGTAACCTACAACGACTCCCTTGCAAAAGGCAGCCGGATTGTTTCGTTAACGAAAACGGACGGCACGCCAATCGTTGCCGACCAGGTATACACCGTGACGGTCAACAACTTCATGGCCGACGGCGGCGATGAATATTACGTCCTTAGAGAAGGAAAGAATCGTGAAGTCCACGTAACCGACCTTGACGCCCTTGTAGAATACATCAAGGCAAAAGGAACAGTCGCCCCGGCAGTCGAAGGCCGGATTGTGAAGTTGAATAAGTAA
- a CDS encoding response regulator, with protein sequence MMKTKIVIVDDHQLFREGVKRILEFEKSFEVVAEGDDGTAVLDLISEYDPDVIIMDINMPTLNGVEATAMAMEKYPDAKIIILSIHDDENYVMHALQTGARGYMLKEMDADALIEAVKVVEAGGSYLHPKVTHNLVNEYRRLVGAGEESAAAALQSPEVRRPFHLLTRRECEVLQMLADGKSNRGIGEALYISEKTVKNHVSNILQKMNVNDRTQAVVVAIKNGWVEVR encoded by the coding sequence GTGATGAAGACAAAAATAGTGATTGTTGATGACCATCAGCTGTTCCGCGAAGGCGTGAAAAGGATTCTTGAATTTGAGAAGTCCTTTGAAGTCGTGGCGGAGGGCGATGACGGGACGGCTGTATTGGATTTAATTAGTGAGTATGATCCGGACGTTATCATTATGGATATAAATATGCCAACCTTGAACGGTGTCGAAGCTACGGCGATGGCGATGGAAAAATATCCTGATGCGAAAATCATCATTCTGTCGATTCACGATGATGAAAATTACGTCATGCATGCGCTTCAAACTGGAGCGCGAGGGTATATGCTGAAGGAAATGGATGCGGATGCGCTTATTGAAGCGGTTAAGGTCGTCGAGGCCGGCGGATCGTATCTCCACCCGAAAGTGACCCATAACCTTGTTAATGAATATCGCCGCCTGGTTGGGGCGGGCGAAGAAAGCGCTGCAGCCGCCCTGCAGAGCCCTGAAGTCCGTCGTCCATTCCATTTGCTGACGCGCAGGGAATGCGAGGTCCTTCAGATGCTGGCTGATGGCAAAAGTAACCGCGGCATCGGGGAAGCCCTTTATATCAGTGAAAAGACGGTTAAAAACCATGTGAGCAACATTTTGCAGAAAATGAACGTAAACGACCGCACCCAGGCAGTCGTTGTGGCGATTAAGAACGGCTGGGTAGAGGTACGGTAG
- a CDS encoding sensor histidine kinase, with protein MKIKDFDTKTLDTILNRMIESVERSKKEIYTIGEQSRLDYERLKSELAEVEDLTARIICEGERLENRVRTARDELSEISIHFKNYEEEKVHSAYERAHELQMELTLNRQLERQLVERKKDLMRRMRGIRDTIERADHLVSQISVVMNYLMSDLREMGEILEDAKLKQEFGIKIIEAQEEERKRLSREIHDGPAQMLANVMMRSDLIERVYREEGQEAAFAEIRSFKQMVRTSLYEVRRIIYDLRPMALDDLGLIPTLKKYLQTIEDYYKTVKITFQPLKEETRLPANYEVALFRLVQESVQNALKHAEAKEIQVQLEITETSVTAIVKDDGKGFDQKKRKYNSFGIMGMKERVDLLGGRFAISSKPGQGAAVIIQIPVPPEK; from the coding sequence ATGAAAATTAAGGATTTTGACACGAAAACACTCGACACCATCCTGAACAGGATGATCGAATCGGTCGAGCGTAGCAAGAAGGAAATTTATACGATTGGGGAACAGTCCCGATTGGATTATGAAAGGCTGAAGTCCGAACTGGCGGAAGTGGAAGATCTTACTGCCAGGATTATTTGCGAAGGCGAAAGGCTCGAAAATCGGGTTCGCACCGCAAGGGACGAGCTTTCTGAAATCAGCATACACTTTAAGAATTATGAAGAAGAAAAGGTGCACTCCGCCTACGAGCGCGCACATGAGCTGCAGATGGAACTGACCCTGAACAGGCAGCTCGAAAGGCAGCTGGTAGAGCGGAAAAAAGATTTGATGCGCAGGATGCGCGGTATCCGCGATACGATTGAAAGGGCGGACCATTTAGTTTCCCAAATTTCAGTCGTGATGAATTATTTAATGAGTGATTTAAGAGAAATGGGTGAAATCCTCGAGGATGCGAAGCTGAAACAGGAATTTGGCATCAAGATTATCGAAGCGCAGGAAGAGGAGCGCAAGAGACTGTCGCGGGAAATCCATGACGGGCCCGCCCAAATGCTCGCCAATGTCATGATGCGTTCCGATTTAATCGAACGTGTGTATCGTGAAGAGGGGCAGGAGGCAGCTTTTGCAGAAATAAGAAGCTTTAAACAAATGGTACGGACGTCTTTATATGAAGTGCGCCGAATCATATATGACTTGCGCCCGATGGCACTTGACGACCTTGGCCTTATTCCAACATTGAAAAAATACTTGCAGACGATTGAGGATTATTACAAAACTGTCAAGATTACGTTCCAACCTTTGAAAGAGGAAACGAGGCTTCCGGCCAATTATGAAGTGGCCCTTTTCCGGCTTGTCCAGGAGTCTGTCCAAAATGCGCTGAAGCATGCGGAGGCAAAAGAAATTCAGGTACAGCTGGAAATCACCGAAACGTCGGTGACAGCGATTGTGAAGGACGATGGGAAGGGCTTCGATCAGAAGAAGCGGAAGTACAATTCGTTCGGCATTATGGGGATGAAGGAAAGAGTCGATCTTTTGGGAGGCCGGTTTGCGATTTCGTCCAAACCGGGTCAAGGGGCGGCGGTCATCATCCAGATCCCTGTTCCGCCAGAAAAATAA
- a CDS encoding YigZ family protein: protein MLAVYHTVKQTGSHEINIERSRFIAHVARAETEEEAQAFIADIKKQHWNATHNCSAYLIGENDHIQKANDDGEPSGTAGVPMLEVLKKKKLKDTVVVVTRYFGGIKLGAGGLIRAYGKATSEALTEIGIVERRLMRVIHTTIDYTLLGKVENELRSSPYQIKEIHYLDKVEIETYVEEEKQEEFIASIVNLTSGQCQTRSGVLVYLETSIS, encoded by the coding sequence ATGCTGGCTGTTTACCATACTGTGAAACAAACTGGATCGCATGAGATAAATATCGAAAGGTCACGTTTCATTGCCCATGTGGCGCGGGCCGAGACTGAAGAAGAAGCTCAGGCATTTATTGCGGATATTAAAAAGCAGCACTGGAATGCAACCCACAACTGCTCCGCCTATCTCATCGGCGAAAACGACCACATCCAGAAAGCTAATGATGACGGGGAACCGAGCGGAACAGCGGGAGTTCCGATGCTCGAGGTTTTGAAAAAGAAAAAGTTAAAGGATACGGTTGTCGTTGTGACAAGATACTTTGGCGGCATCAAGCTCGGTGCCGGCGGCCTTATCCGAGCTTACGGAAAAGCCACCTCGGAGGCCCTCACAGAAATAGGGATCGTCGAACGGAGACTGATGCGGGTTATTCACACGACAATTGACTACACCCTGCTTGGAAAAGTCGAAAATGAACTCCGCTCCTCGCCTTATCAAATAAAGGAGATCCATTATCTTGATAAGGTGGAGATTGAAACGTATGTAGAGGAAGAGAAACAAGAGGAGTTCATTGCGTCGATAGTCAATCTGACAAGTGGACAATGCCAGACTCGATCAGGTGTATTGGTTTACCTTGAAACCAGTATATCGTGA
- a CDS encoding LCP family protein, with product MNTQTRITNKSIRKKKRKRRIFFFITLPLTLILLSGITYGAFLFAKAANIMEASNQELKRGDQSAKRVEKVSPKHDNISVLIMGVDDSGKRQFGSATRTDSLILATFNRNDKSVKMVSIPRDSYVYVPVEGKKDKITHAHAFGGVDGTIETVEETFDIPVDYFVKLNFDAFIDVVEALGGITVDVPVTFTEQDSKDRGGAITLYEGKQHLDGEQALALARTRKIDNDIERGKRQQLVLKAIIDKAISAGSITKYGELMQALGDNISTNFKFGEILSLYDYALTGLDIESLTLEGADSYIGRVYYYQLDEHALANMSNELKEHLGLKASDVKSTTE from the coding sequence TTGAATACTCAAACTCGTATAACTAATAAATCAATAAGGAAGAAAAAACGAAAAAGACGTATTTTCTTTTTCATCACTCTTCCCCTCACGTTAATTTTGCTTAGCGGCATTACGTATGGAGCCTTCCTTTTTGCAAAAGCGGCCAATATTATGGAAGCGTCAAATCAGGAATTGAAGCGCGGCGATCAGTCCGCCAAGCGGGTGGAAAAGGTCAGCCCGAAGCATGATAACATATCTGTCCTGATTATGGGCGTGGACGACAGCGGCAAAAGACAGTTTGGCTCCGCTACCCGGACAGACTCTTTGATTCTCGCTACTTTTAACCGAAACGACAAGTCAGTCAAAATGGTCAGCATCCCCCGGGATTCCTATGTCTATGTCCCGGTTGAGGGCAAAAAGGATAAGATAACTCACGCCCATGCATTTGGCGGGGTGGACGGAACGATTGAAACCGTTGAAGAAACATTTGATATTCCTGTAGATTACTTTGTTAAGTTGAACTTCGATGCCTTTATCGATGTCGTCGAGGCATTAGGCGGCATCACGGTTGATGTGCCTGTTACGTTTACCGAGCAGGACAGCAAGGACCGGGGCGGGGCAATTACCCTTTACGAAGGAAAACAGCATCTTGATGGCGAGCAGGCGCTCGCACTCGCAAGGACAAGGAAAATCGATAATGATATAGAGCGCGGTAAACGGCAGCAGCTTGTTTTAAAGGCTATCATTGACAAAGCCATTTCCGCAGGATCAATCACCAAGTATGGAGAACTGATGCAGGCACTTGGCGACAATATCAGCACGAACTTCAAGTTTGGTGAAATTCTATCACTCTATGATTATGCTCTGACAGGATTGGATATAGAATCCCTTACCCTAGAAGGAGCGGATTCCTATATTGGAAGAGTCTATTACTATCAGTTGGATGAACATGCATTAGCTAACATGTCCAATGAATTAAAGGAACATCTCGGACTAAAAGCATCCGACGTAAAATCTACCACCGAATAA
- a CDS encoding glycosyltransferase family 4 protein — protein sequence MFYLTLIICFICSVLITPLMIKLAYRLGAIDRPNQRKVHATLMPRLGGLGIYISFLLGIFILGPDSKYHLAIMIGSLIIVAIGILDDIFQLSAKVKFVAQIAAALIVVFYGGIDVDFINLPFGGQLDFGMLNVPITILWIVGVTNSINLLDGLDGLAAGVSSIALISISSMAIIMGDTYVMAIGFIILACTLGFLPFNFHPAKIFLGDTGALFLGYMIAVLSLLGFKNVTFISFIIPVIILGVPLSDTIFAIVRRLVKKAPLAAPDKSHVHHCLLNLGFTHKQTVILIYSVSALFGLAGFVFSMTTMWGSLLILTLMLLAIELVVESVGLIDKNYKPLLNMMRSIKFARNR from the coding sequence ATGTTTTATTTGACCTTAATTATATGTTTTATATGCTCCGTTCTGATTACTCCGTTGATGATTAAATTGGCGTACAGGTTGGGAGCAATTGACAGGCCCAATCAAAGGAAAGTGCATGCAACCCTGATGCCGCGTCTTGGGGGCCTGGGTATCTATATAAGCTTTTTGCTGGGGATTTTCATCCTTGGCCCGGACAGCAAGTACCATTTAGCGATTATGATCGGAAGCTTGATTATAGTGGCAATTGGCATATTGGATGATATTTTTCAACTTTCGGCAAAAGTAAAATTTGTCGCTCAAATTGCAGCTGCGTTAATCGTTGTTTTTTATGGCGGAATTGATGTCGATTTCATCAACCTTCCATTCGGCGGACAGCTTGATTTTGGAATGTTGAATGTCCCTATCACTATTTTATGGATCGTTGGCGTTACAAATTCAATTAATTTACTGGATGGCCTTGACGGCTTGGCTGCTGGGGTTTCATCAATCGCTCTTATTTCGATATCGAGCATGGCTATCATTATGGGGGATACGTATGTTATGGCAATTGGATTTATCATCCTGGCATGTACGCTGGGTTTCTTGCCGTTTAACTTCCATCCCGCTAAGATATTCCTTGGTGATACAGGAGCATTGTTCCTTGGCTACATGATTGCTGTATTGTCGCTGCTAGGATTTAAAAACGTTACATTTATCTCCTTTATTATCCCGGTCATCATTTTGGGCGTACCGCTTTCGGACACGATTTTTGCTATCGTAAGACGCCTTGTTAAAAAAGCGCCGCTGGCAGCTCCGGATAAGTCACATGTACACCATTGTTTGTTGAATCTTGGTTTTACCCACAAACAAACTGTCATCCTTATTTACTCGGTCAGTGCGTTGTTCGGACTTGCGGGGTTCGTATTTTCGATGACAACCATGTGGGGGTCTCTATTGATTCTGACATTGATGTTACTGGCGATAGAATTGGTTGTGGAAAGTGTTGGATTAATAGATAAGAACTATAAGCCGCTGCTGAATATGATGAGAAGTATCAAATTTGCGAGAAACCGATAA
- a CDS encoding WecB/TagA/CpsF family glycosyltransferase, translating to MNDAINVLGIPFANLTFDETIELLDKRIRKEEKTFLVTANPEIVMYSLGNPDYKEQLLKADVVVPDGAGIVLASKLLGTPLKERVAGFDISIRLLELAEKNGWKIFLLGGRKEANKKAIEYLRRTYPNLIIAGSHHGYFKNDHENIVKMIRETAPDIVFAALGFPKQEDWVAKNIGEFSKGLFIGVGGTIDILAGEAKRAPYFWRKLNLEWLYRLIKQPSRWKRMLALPLFVAEVLKYRKRS from the coding sequence ATGAATGATGCAATCAATGTACTTGGAATTCCATTTGCAAATCTTACCTTCGATGAAACGATTGAATTGCTGGATAAAAGAATCAGAAAAGAAGAAAAAACTTTTCTGGTAACTGCTAATCCGGAAATTGTTATGTATTCTTTAGGAAATCCTGATTATAAGGAACAACTCCTAAAAGCTGACGTGGTCGTTCCAGACGGAGCGGGCATTGTGCTTGCCTCGAAATTACTAGGAACTCCCTTGAAGGAAAGAGTAGCCGGGTTCGATATTTCGATACGCTTATTGGAACTGGCTGAAAAAAATGGCTGGAAAATCTTCCTTTTAGGGGGAAGGAAAGAAGCTAATAAAAAAGCGATAGAGTATTTAAGAAGAACATACCCTAACCTCATAATAGCTGGTAGCCATCATGGTTATTTTAAAAATGACCATGAGAATATTGTAAAGATGATAAGAGAAACTGCTCCCGACATCGTATTTGCTGCGCTAGGCTTTCCAAAACAAGAGGATTGGGTAGCAAAAAATATAGGGGAATTCTCCAAGGGGCTTTTTATTGGAGTGGGGGGTACCATCGATATTTTGGCGGGAGAGGCAAAAAGGGCCCCGTATTTCTGGAGGAAATTAAATCTTGAGTGGCTTTACCGCCTGATTAAGCAGCCATCACGCTGGAAGAGAATGCTGGCGCTTCCTCTGTTTGTGGCAGAGGTGTTAAAATACAGGAAGCGCAGTTAA
- the tagD gene encoding glycerol-3-phosphate cytidylyltransferase, translating into MKKVITYGTFDLLHWGHINLLKRASELGDHLTVAISTDEFNDLKNKKAYHSFENRKMILESIRYVDKVIPENNWEQKIQDVIDNDIDIFVMGDDWKGKFDFLKEYCEVIYLPRTVGISTSQIKTDLFKVKNG; encoded by the coding sequence ATGAAAAAGGTAATTACGTATGGCACCTTTGATCTTTTGCATTGGGGCCATATTAATTTATTAAAGAGAGCCAGTGAACTTGGCGATCATTTAACTGTTGCAATTTCTACCGATGAGTTTAATGACCTTAAGAATAAAAAAGCATACCATTCATTTGAAAACCGGAAAATGATTTTGGAATCCATTCGCTATGTAGATAAAGTAATCCCTGAAAATAATTGGGAGCAAAAGATACAAGACGTTATAGATAACGATATTGATATTTTTGTTATGGGCGATGACTGGAAAGGCAAATTTGATTTTCTGAAAGAGTATTGTGAAGTTATTTATTTACCTCGGACTGTCGGGATTTCCACCTCCCAAATAAAAACAGACCTTTTTAAAGTAAAAAATGGTTAG
- a CDS encoding CDP-glycerol glycerophosphotransferase family protein, with amino-acid sequence MVREIAVYIYLRLFSFLFFFSSFVPLKNKTVFVVSFPENSLAVYKELKKQEIYPRIVFLANNKNYKLLSEMNLEVLVFDIRHISHFIRSVFHLATAKVIFVDNYYGFLGAAKFKTDVTCIQLWHANGAIKKFGIKDQGNKNRSHRAIERFEKVYNNFTFVVSGSEPMSEIFQHAFGLAPERIIKTGVPRTDIFYDEPYKTAITKSLFCTYPFLEKKKIILYAPTYRENELEDFEFMLDLKLLHKELGNDYVVLLKLHPAIKNCLSLPESTKGFAYDFSGYGDVNDLLFITDILITDYSSIPFEYSILSRPIIFYPYDLAEYEVTRGFWFNYIESVPGPTVFSSKEIASLIKEDQFDLCRINKFNQEWNKYSTGQASKNLVRFVKQQMELEKAGSAKLKSRLP; translated from the coding sequence ATGGTTAGGGAAATCGCCGTATATATCTATTTACGGCTTTTTTCTTTTTTGTTTTTCTTTTCCAGTTTTGTTCCACTTAAAAACAAAACTGTATTTGTTGTCTCGTTTCCGGAAAATAGCCTTGCTGTCTATAAGGAATTAAAAAAGCAGGAGATATACCCCAGAATTGTTTTTTTGGCAAACAATAAAAATTATAAGCTTCTAAGCGAAATGAATTTGGAGGTCCTGGTTTTCGATATTCGGCATATCAGCCATTTCATTCGCTCGGTTTTTCATCTTGCAACCGCAAAGGTTATCTTCGTTGATAACTATTACGGTTTCCTCGGCGCAGCCAAATTTAAGACGGACGTTACGTGTATTCAATTGTGGCACGCAAATGGAGCAATCAAAAAGTTTGGGATTAAGGATCAAGGAAATAAAAACAGGAGCCATAGAGCAATTGAACGTTTTGAAAAAGTCTATAATAACTTTACATTTGTAGTATCGGGATCAGAACCTATGTCTGAAATTTTCCAACACGCGTTCGGGCTTGCCCCGGAGCGGATTATAAAAACCGGAGTACCCAGGACAGATATTTTTTATGATGAACCATATAAAACAGCAATAACTAAAAGCTTGTTCTGCACATATCCCTTTTTGGAGAAAAAGAAAATTATCCTGTACGCTCCCACCTATAGGGAAAATGAACTTGAAGATTTCGAATTTATGCTTGATCTAAAGTTACTCCATAAAGAATTAGGGAACGACTATGTGGTTCTTTTAAAACTTCATCCAGCCATAAAAAACTGTCTGTCATTACCAGAAAGCACAAAAGGATTTGCATATGACTTTTCAGGTTACGGGGATGTCAATGATCTTCTATTTATAACGGATATCCTTATTACCGATTACTCTTCGATTCCATTCGAGTATTCGATTCTTTCAAGACCAATCATTTTTTATCCGTACGATTTGGCTGAATATGAAGTGACAAGGGGATTTTGGTTTAATTACATTGAATCTGTTCCCGGCCCCACAGTTTTTTCTAGCAAGGAAATTGCGTCTCTTATTAAAGAGGATCAATTCGATCTATGCCGTATCAACAAGTTTAATCAAGAATGGAATAAATACTCTACAGGCCAAGCTAGCAAGAATCTTGTTCGCTTCGTTAAACAGCAAATGGAATTGGAGAAAGCCGGTAGTGCTAAACTTAAATCCCGACTTCCCTGA